One genomic segment of Streptomyces sp. NBC_00239 includes these proteins:
- a CDS encoding GAF domain-containing sensor histidine kinase has protein sequence MTTLGNVTRPRARRLTLTAQGEGRLAAAALCAAVLLVLSGLWILYLVANRGSPGAAAGARDLVVLVYGLPAAAAGVLIHAHRPTRPAGTMLLVYAASAILPAVASAPLWFEDAGPHVRTAVIVFDALATLVKVTLWYSLPLWVPYGRLPGRWWWLYLAGVALWCAPMVFAFAGADRQYGAPNPLADGWWGETATALDDRLGAVQEASHFLLLGVGIAVMLWQVHRSRPRHRRPILLLMSTYLLWAAAQVISYYFEADHFWPAFSFFLGASALWWVSVGYVVVRTGAWRISRSAQRILAGLVVTTVLTFVYVASAAALAAGPAPAHSDDVLAALAFLMGAGLRRTSAWAVALVDRVYYGDRAHPYHVLRTLAQRISREVSPQDVPATLCRTVVEMLRLPSAALAVHTRAGPRVLALAGREGDHQRRFDLLHQGAVIGHLEVSPREGETAFDARDTGILSSLADQAAPAVASLRLQEDLRTSREQIVTAREEERRGLRRDIHDGLGPALAGLRLRVENAATRLPPDEPVRDALTAVGGDLGMAIKEVRRITDRLGPAPLGELGLGGALRQLACAFDGTRLAVTAELQPSPLPPLPAAVEVAAYRIAAEALNNVQRHAGAARAEIRVRVDDATLVLSVSDDGTGLPEGPVHRGVGLQSMADRAAEIGGRCTVSRLPRGTRVRAVLPRPPVPETVDGAP, from the coding sequence ATGACCACTCTCGGTAACGTCACGCGGCCCCGGGCCCGGCGGCTGACCCTCACGGCGCAAGGCGAGGGCCGGCTGGCCGCCGCGGCCCTGTGCGCCGCCGTCCTGCTCGTCCTCAGCGGCCTGTGGATCCTGTACCTGGTCGCCAACCGCGGCTCGCCGGGCGCCGCCGCCGGCGCCCGGGACCTCGTCGTACTGGTCTACGGCCTGCCCGCCGCGGCCGCCGGCGTACTCATCCACGCCCACCGGCCCACCCGCCCGGCCGGAACGATGCTGCTGGTCTACGCCGCGTCGGCGATCCTGCCGGCCGTCGCGTCGGCCCCCCTCTGGTTCGAGGACGCCGGCCCGCACGTGCGCACCGCGGTGATCGTCTTCGACGCGCTGGCCACCCTGGTCAAGGTCACCCTCTGGTACTCGCTGCCGCTGTGGGTCCCGTACGGCAGGCTGCCCGGCCGCTGGTGGTGGCTCTACCTCGCGGGCGTGGCCCTGTGGTGCGCGCCGATGGTCTTCGCCTTCGCGGGCGCCGACCGTCAGTACGGCGCCCCCAACCCGTTGGCCGACGGCTGGTGGGGCGAGACGGCCACCGCGCTCGACGACCGGCTGGGGGCCGTCCAGGAGGCCAGCCACTTCCTCCTGCTGGGCGTCGGCATCGCCGTGATGCTGTGGCAGGTCCACCGCAGCCGCCCCCGCCACCGGCGTCCGATCCTCCTCCTGATGTCGACGTACCTGCTGTGGGCCGCCGCGCAGGTGATCTCGTACTACTTCGAGGCCGACCACTTCTGGCCGGCCTTCTCCTTCTTCCTCGGCGCCTCCGCCCTGTGGTGGGTCTCCGTCGGCTACGTGGTCGTGCGCACCGGCGCCTGGCGCATCAGCCGCTCCGCGCAGCGGATCCTGGCCGGCCTGGTCGTGACCACCGTCCTCACCTTCGTGTACGTGGCGAGCGCCGCGGCCCTCGCCGCCGGCCCGGCCCCCGCCCACTCCGACGACGTGCTCGCGGCGCTCGCGTTCCTGATGGGCGCCGGACTGCGCCGCACCTCCGCCTGGGCGGTGGCCCTCGTAGACCGCGTCTACTACGGCGACCGCGCCCACCCGTACCACGTGCTGCGCACCCTCGCCCAGCGCATCAGCCGCGAGGTCAGCCCGCAGGACGTCCCGGCCACCCTGTGCCGCACCGTCGTCGAAATGCTGCGGCTGCCCAGCGCCGCGCTGGCCGTCCACACCCGGGCGGGACCGCGGGTGCTGGCGCTGGCCGGCCGCGAGGGCGACCACCAGCGGCGCTTCGACCTGCTGCACCAGGGCGCCGTCATCGGCCACCTGGAGGTGAGCCCGCGGGAGGGCGAGACGGCCTTCGACGCCCGCGACACCGGCATCCTGTCCTCGCTCGCCGACCAGGCCGCCCCCGCCGTCGCCTCGCTGCGCCTCCAGGAGGACCTGCGCACCAGCAGGGAGCAGATCGTCACCGCCCGCGAGGAGGAACGCCGCGGCCTGCGCCGGGACATCCACGACGGACTCGGTCCGGCCCTCGCCGGCCTGCGGCTGCGCGTCGAGAACGCCGCGACCCGGCTGCCCCCGGACGAGCCGGTGCGCGACGCCCTGACGGCCGTCGGCGGCGACCTGGGCATGGCGATCAAGGAGGTGCGCCGGATCACCGACCGCCTCGGGCCCGCGCCGCTGGGCGAACTCGGACTCGGAGGCGCGCTGCGCCAGCTCGCCTGCGCCTTCGACGGGACCCGCCTGGCGGTCACCGCCGAACTCCAGCCCTCCCCCCTGCCGCCCCTGCCGGCGGCCGTGGAGGTCGCCGCGTACCGGATCGCGGCCGAGGCCCTCAACAACGTGCAGCGGCACGCCGGGGCGGCGCGCGCCGAGATCCGGGTCCGCGTCGACGACGCCACGCTCGTGCTCTCGGTGTCCGACGACGGGACCGGGCTCCCCGAGGGCCCGGTGCACCGGGGCGTGGGCCTGCAGTCGATGGCCGACCGGGCCGCTGAGATCGGCGGCCGCTGCACGGTGTCCCGGCTGCCGCGCGGCACCCGGGTCCGCGCCGTCCTGCCACGGCCCCCCGTGCCCGAGACGGTGGACGGCGCCCCATGA
- a CDS encoding SAM-dependent methyltransferase, producing the protein MNQEQISGIAHTAHPIKSPLDDDSVRTLLGHGVARGGARVLDLGCGTGEWLLRALAAHPEVRAEGVDISKDSLAQARAEADARGVGDRLELHHTPAAEFSAPHGFDLVLCVGSTHAFGGLLPTLAAAREYLAPGGRVLVGDGFWQSEPTPDAVDMLGEFADLAGTLDLVAADGWIPVHGHVSSRQELDDYEWSLWGSLASWALDHPDHPDSAEALATAAARRTEWLGTYRDSWGFVSLVLRSTRG; encoded by the coding sequence GTGAATCAGGAACAGATCTCCGGCATCGCCCACACCGCCCACCCGATCAAGTCCCCGCTCGACGACGACTCCGTACGCACCCTCCTCGGCCACGGCGTCGCGCGCGGCGGCGCACGCGTCCTGGACCTGGGCTGCGGCACCGGCGAGTGGCTGCTGCGCGCCCTGGCCGCCCACCCCGAGGTGCGTGCCGAGGGTGTCGACATATCGAAGGACTCGCTGGCGCAGGCCCGGGCGGAGGCGGATGCCCGCGGAGTCGGCGACCGGCTCGAACTCCACCACACGCCGGCCGCCGAGTTCTCCGCCCCGCACGGCTTCGACCTGGTGCTCTGCGTCGGGTCCACGCACGCCTTCGGCGGGCTGCTGCCCACCCTCGCCGCCGCCCGCGAGTACCTGGCACCCGGCGGTCGCGTCCTGGTCGGCGACGGCTTCTGGCAGAGCGAACCGACCCCGGACGCGGTCGACATGCTCGGCGAGTTCGCCGATCTGGCCGGCACCCTGGACCTGGTGGCCGCCGACGGCTGGATCCCCGTCCACGGCCACGTCAGCAGCCGCCAGGAGCTCGACGACTACGAGTGGTCCCTCTGGGGCTCGCTCGCGTCGTGGGCGCTCGACCACCCCGACCACCCGGACAGTGCCGAGGCCCTCGCCACCGCGGCCGCCCGCCGCACCGAATGGCTGGGGACCTACCGCGACAGCTGGGGCTTCGTCAGCCTCGTCCTGCGCAGCACCCGCGGCTGA
- a CDS encoding fibronectin type III domain-containing protein, with amino-acid sequence MASGLGAAVLGAAAVLTAPGSAYGADLLANGGFETGSLSGWTCSGGLGSVVGSPVHGGTKALAGAATASDHAKCTQSVAVQPNTTYSLTGWVRGNYVYLGVTGGASTWTSSAGAYSKLTVSFTTGASQTSAEVYVNGWYGQGTYHADDISLDGPGGSADTQAPTTPGALTSTGKTSSSVSLTWSAATDNVGVTGYDVYQGATKVATPTTNSATVTGLSASTAYSFTVRARDAAGNTSPASNSVSVTTDPGGPTPTGFKQAAPYLYLGWGNPPSATTVMNATGVKWFTMAFILSSGGCNPAWDGQRPLTGGIDQSTISAIRAAGGDIVPSIGGWQGNKLGPNCSSAEALAGAYQKVIDAYGLKAIDVDIENTDEFENATVQDRILGALKIVKQNNPGLKTILTFGTATTGPTSWGNRLIEQAKAQNAGIDVFTIMPFDFGNASTDMYAATVSATEGLKAKLKSTFGWDDATAYAHIGISGMNGISDTQETTTVQNWTDIRDWANSHHIARLAFWSVNRDRGCPGGGLQETCSGIAQSDWQFTRLTAGFTG; translated from the coding sequence CTGGCCTCCGGCCTCGGCGCGGCCGTGCTCGGCGCGGCAGCCGTACTCACCGCCCCCGGTTCGGCGTACGGCGCCGACCTGCTCGCCAACGGCGGCTTCGAGACCGGCTCCCTCTCCGGCTGGACCTGTAGCGGTGGACTGGGATCCGTCGTCGGCTCGCCCGTACACGGCGGTACGAAGGCGCTCGCCGGCGCGGCCACCGCGTCCGACCACGCCAAGTGCACCCAGAGCGTCGCCGTCCAGCCCAACACCACCTACTCGCTGACCGGTTGGGTCCGCGGCAACTACGTGTACCTGGGCGTCACCGGCGGCGCCTCCACCTGGACCAGCTCCGCCGGCGCCTACTCCAAGCTCACCGTCTCCTTCACCACCGGCGCTTCCCAGACCAGCGCCGAGGTGTACGTCAACGGCTGGTACGGACAAGGCACTTACCACGCCGACGACATCAGCCTCGACGGCCCCGGCGGCAGCGCCGACACCCAGGCGCCCACCACCCCGGGCGCCCTCACGAGCACCGGGAAGACCTCCTCCAGCGTCTCCCTGACCTGGAGCGCCGCCACCGACAACGTCGGCGTCACCGGCTACGACGTCTACCAGGGCGCCACCAAGGTCGCCACGCCCACCACCAACTCCGCGACCGTGACCGGGCTGAGCGCGAGCACCGCCTACAGCTTCACCGTGCGCGCCCGCGACGCGGCCGGGAACACCTCGCCCGCCTCCAACAGCGTCTCCGTCACCACCGACCCCGGCGGCCCCACACCCACCGGCTTCAAGCAGGCCGCGCCCTACCTCTACCTCGGCTGGGGCAACCCGCCGAGCGCGACCACCGTGATGAACGCGACCGGCGTCAAGTGGTTCACGATGGCCTTCATCCTGTCCTCCGGCGGCTGCAACCCGGCCTGGGACGGCCAGCGCCCCCTCACCGGCGGCATCGACCAGAGCACCATCAGCGCCATCCGCGCCGCCGGCGGCGACATCGTGCCCTCCATCGGCGGCTGGCAGGGCAACAAGCTCGGCCCCAACTGCTCCTCGGCCGAGGCGCTCGCCGGCGCCTACCAGAAGGTCATCGACGCCTACGGCCTCAAGGCGATAGACGTCGACATCGAGAACACCGACGAATTCGAGAACGCCACGGTCCAGGACCGCATCCTGGGCGCCCTCAAGATCGTCAAGCAGAACAACCCGGGCCTGAAGACCATCCTGACCTTCGGCACCGCCACCACCGGCCCGACCAGCTGGGGCAACCGCCTGATCGAGCAGGCCAAGGCGCAGAACGCCGGCATCGACGTCTTCACCATCATGCCGTTCGACTTCGGCAACGCCTCGACCGACATGTACGCCGCCACGGTCAGCGCGACCGAGGGCCTCAAGGCCAAGCTCAAGTCCACCTTCGGATGGGACGACGCCACCGCCTACGCCCACATCGGCATCTCCGGCATGAACGGCATCAGCGACACGCAGGAGACCACCACCGTCCAGAACTGGACCGACATCCGCGACTGGGCCAACTCCCACCACATCGCCCGGCTCGCCTTCTGGTCCGTCAACCGCGACCGCGGCTGCCCCGGCGGCGGCCTCCAGGAGACCTGCTCGGGCATCGCGCAGAGCGACTGGCAGTTCACCCGCCTCACCGCCGGCTTCACCGGCTGA
- a CDS encoding MSMEG_1061 family FMN-dependent PPOX-type flavoprotein, protein MTTKQRPAGRIFDALKSAAVRDAAQLREVYEQPGEMARLKSVDRIHEPARAFIARSSLVFIASADADGHCDVTPRGGPAGFVAVLDEFTLAVPDATGNKRLDTAHNIVETGRAGMIFLVPGRATTLRVNGRACVSTDPLLLEQLTAVGKPPCSAIVVEVEEAYQHCPKAFLRGNAWQPERWVGDEELPSSAEITLSHLGLPGLTLEQIRESERESLLHRYE, encoded by the coding sequence GTGACCACCAAGCAGCGGCCGGCCGGCCGCATATTCGACGCCCTGAAGTCCGCCGCCGTCCGGGACGCGGCGCAGCTCCGCGAGGTCTACGAGCAGCCCGGCGAGATGGCCCGGCTGAAATCCGTGGACCGGATCCACGAGCCCGCCCGCGCGTTCATCGCGCGCTCCTCGCTCGTGTTCATCGCCAGCGCGGACGCCGACGGCCACTGTGACGTGACGCCGCGCGGCGGTCCGGCCGGGTTCGTGGCGGTGCTGGACGAGTTCACGCTCGCCGTGCCCGACGCCACCGGCAACAAGCGGCTCGACACCGCGCACAACATCGTGGAGACGGGGCGGGCCGGGATGATCTTCCTGGTCCCCGGCCGTGCGACGACGCTGCGGGTGAACGGCCGGGCGTGCGTCTCCACCGATCCGCTGCTGCTGGAGCAGCTGACGGCGGTCGGCAAGCCGCCGTGCAGCGCCATCGTGGTGGAGGTCGAGGAGGCGTACCAGCACTGCCCGAAGGCGTTCCTGCGCGGCAACGCGTGGCAGCCCGAGCGGTGGGTCGGCGACGAGGAGCTGCCGAGCTCCGCGGAGATCACGCTGTCGCACCTGGGGTTGCCCGGGCTGACGCTGGAGCAGATCCGCGAGAGCGAGCGGGAGTCGCTCCTGCACCGCTACGAGTGA
- a CDS encoding class I SAM-dependent methyltransferase — translation MSNGSDGQSPQRSPEQGARPESAGDGEAITWAGQAGAQAFAAVEAATDWLLGYPFVFRAVAGLIGGSRVLVDYGCGPGRVADRAARTLGVRVLGVDTSPEMLALARGAGTAVAEYHLVEDGRAADLADGCADAVMCNHVLASLPDEETVLAVFSEIHRLLRPGAPLVLLTTDPACAGREYASLRVGVAGAAYRPGEEMPLWLRRTDGTWQQVRNHAWPVDVLPGLLERAGFRNVVQERPTVDEAAAIAEPSLVAGSAWAAERSRPPLVVTTALAV, via the coding sequence ATCACCTGGGCCGGGCAGGCCGGGGCGCAGGCGTTCGCGGCGGTGGAGGCGGCCACGGACTGGCTGCTGGGCTATCCGTTCGTCTTCCGGGCCGTGGCCGGCCTCATCGGCGGCAGCCGGGTGCTCGTGGACTACGGCTGCGGTCCGGGGCGGGTCGCCGACCGGGCCGCCCGCACGCTCGGCGTGCGGGTGCTGGGCGTGGACACCTCCCCGGAGATGCTGGCGCTGGCCCGCGGTGCGGGGACGGCGGTCGCGGAGTACCACCTCGTCGAGGACGGCCGGGCGGCCGACCTGGCGGACGGGTGCGCGGACGCGGTGATGTGCAACCACGTGCTGGCCTCGCTGCCGGACGAGGAGACGGTGCTCGCGGTGTTCTCGGAGATCCACCGGCTGCTGCGGCCCGGCGCGCCGCTCGTGCTGCTGACGACCGACCCCGCGTGCGCGGGCCGGGAGTACGCCTCGCTGCGGGTGGGCGTGGCGGGGGCCGCGTACCGGCCCGGTGAGGAGATGCCGCTGTGGCTGCGCCGTACCGACGGGACCTGGCAGCAGGTGCGCAACCACGCCTGGCCGGTGGACGTGCTGCCCGGGCTGCTGGAGCGGGCGGGGTTCCGGAACGTGGTCCAGGAGCGGCCGACGGTGGACGAGGCGGCGGCGATCGCCGAGCCGTCCCTGGTGGCCGGGTCCGCGTGGGCCGCCGAGCGCTCCCGGCCGCCGCTGGTGGTCACCACCGCGCTGGCGGTGTGA